In a single window of the Nocardiopsis composta genome:
- a CDS encoding radical SAM/SPASM domain-containing protein — protein MGGKQTYRPSRFTVMAPHDAGGAVIYNSLRGSVFHVREPLSERVHELLHNRSARLADEADGSERSRLLRALAERGYVVPEDHDEQADAARLRETRVNRADRLELILMPTESCNFRCTYCYEDFALGKMLTGVREGVRELVRRRYEQGGLRTLTVSWFGGEPLVAFDVIEELSEYFIDFAEQHGITYRAGMTTNGYLLTPDTARRCIELGIDRFQITLDGPRHVHDESRPLMGGGSSFDDIMANLRGLAGTDAEFAALLRTNFSPSNVGSVPELLEEVGRIAEGDPRFSVIFRPVGQWGGANDDSIETAAGRDSEAAKLDLYHEASCHDLTGGDTRTLKPGGSVCYAANPWSFVVRPNGIVNKCTVALRDVQNMVGRLTPDGDMHLDQERMRLWTENDETKDAGCRSCFFRPSCQGAHCPLIRIQDGVRPCPPQKVWIGPNLRTYADLVAQNRRAADV, from the coding sequence ATGGGCGGCAAGCAGACCTACAGGCCTTCGCGTTTCACGGTGATGGCGCCGCACGACGCCGGCGGCGCGGTCATCTACAACTCCCTCCGGGGAAGCGTCTTCCACGTGCGCGAACCGCTCTCCGAGCGGGTGCACGAACTGCTGCACAACCGCAGCGCCCGGCTGGCCGACGAGGCCGACGGGAGCGAGCGCTCCCGGCTGCTCCGGGCGCTCGCCGAGCGGGGCTACGTCGTCCCCGAGGACCACGACGAGCAGGCCGACGCCGCGCGGCTGCGCGAGACCCGGGTCAACCGGGCCGACCGGCTCGAGCTCATCCTGATGCCCACCGAGTCCTGCAACTTCCGGTGCACCTACTGCTATGAGGACTTCGCCCTGGGCAAGATGCTCACCGGCGTCCGGGAGGGCGTCCGCGAGCTGGTGCGCCGCCGCTACGAGCAGGGCGGGCTGCGCACCCTGACCGTCTCCTGGTTCGGCGGCGAGCCCCTGGTCGCCTTCGACGTCATCGAAGAGCTCAGCGAGTACTTCATCGACTTCGCTGAGCAGCACGGCATCACCTACCGGGCCGGCATGACCACCAACGGCTACCTGCTCACCCCGGACACCGCCCGCCGCTGCATCGAACTGGGCATCGACCGCTTCCAGATCACCCTGGACGGCCCCCGGCACGTGCACGACGAGAGCCGGCCGCTGATGGGCGGCGGCTCCTCCTTCGACGACATCATGGCCAACCTGCGCGGCCTGGCCGGCACCGACGCCGAGTTCGCCGCGCTGCTGCGGACCAACTTCTCGCCGTCCAACGTCGGCAGCGTCCCGGAGCTGCTGGAGGAGGTGGGCCGGATCGCCGAGGGCGATCCCCGGTTCTCGGTGATCTTCCGCCCGGTGGGCCAGTGGGGCGGGGCCAACGACGACAGCATCGAGACCGCCGCGGGACGCGACTCCGAGGCGGCCAAGCTCGACCTGTACCACGAGGCCTCCTGCCACGACCTGACCGGAGGGGACACCCGCACCCTCAAACCCGGCGGCAGCGTCTGCTACGCGGCCAACCCGTGGTCCTTCGTGGTCCGGCCGAACGGCATCGTCAACAAGTGCACGGTCGCGCTGCGCGACGTGCAGAACATGGTCGGCCGGCTCACCCCCGACGGCGACATGCACCTCGACCAGGAGCGCATGCGCCTGTGGACGGAGAACGACGAGACCAAGGACGCCGGCTGCCGGTCGTGCTTCTTCCGCCCCTCCTGCCAGGGGGCGCACTGCCCGCTCATCCGGATCCAGGACGGCGTCCGGCCCTGCCCGCCGCAGAAGGTCTGGATCGGCCCGAACCTGCGGACCTACGCCGACCTGGTCGCGCAGAACAGGAGGGCGGCCGATGTCTGA
- a CDS encoding DUF1707 SHOCT-like domain-containing protein: protein MEPEDVLASDADRDEAVARLRDACGEGRLNLEEVAERAEAAYTARTRSQLRKVLADLPDPVAPSAAPAPERTGPRTKLFALGDDIERGGRWVVDAETAATAVLGDIKLDMREAYFSSDAPVLELRTVFGGIWIWVPAGIGVDLHGSALLGDRSVQIEQPPPGAPVVTVHANTVFGSVRVANNRRRGRILRALLGE, encoded by the coding sequence GTGGAACCTGAAGACGTGCTGGCATCGGATGCCGATCGGGACGAGGCGGTCGCGCGATTGCGCGACGCCTGCGGCGAGGGCAGGCTGAACCTGGAGGAAGTCGCGGAGCGGGCCGAGGCCGCCTATACCGCGCGCACGCGATCCCAGCTCAGAAAGGTCCTGGCCGACCTGCCGGACCCCGTCGCGCCCTCCGCCGCACCGGCGCCTGAGCGCACCGGCCCCCGGACGAAGCTGTTCGCCCTGGGCGACGACATCGAGCGCGGCGGCCGCTGGGTGGTGGACGCCGAGACGGCCGCGACCGCCGTGCTCGGCGACATCAAGCTCGACATGCGCGAGGCGTATTTCTCCTCCGACGCCCCGGTGCTCGAACTGAGGACGGTCTTCGGCGGAATATGGATTTGGGTGCCGGCCGGAATCGGCGTCGATCTGCACGGCTCCGCACTGCTCGGCGACCGATCCGTGCAAATAGAGCAGCCGCCGCCGGGAGCCCCCGTCGTCACCGTGCACGCGAATACGGTTTTCGGAAGCGTCCGGGTCGCCAACAACAGGCGTCGGGGACGGATTCTCCGTGCCCTGCTCGGCGAATGA
- a CDS encoding alpha/beta hydrolase has protein sequence MTNGPRRAAAVLGGLALLAALQPPPAAAADPPAPAGGIAWAECPPELLDLIPGDDHLYDCATLDVPRDHADPGGPETAIDLVRRRAADPDRRIGPLVLASGGPGVPGAVHAAYAPSLFQQEVLDRFDLVGYNPRGWRADCFDSAEQEQELLARLDPAPLGGDGVEQALAAHRELGEACARNEGELLPHLSSTAAAHDLDLVRAALGEERLNFFGMSQAGLIGTVYADLYPERVRALVLDSPVDATRRTTRPLEYDRARAQGHEEALGAALELCAEAGDRCPFGGGDPRAAMTEIRDRLYQGPVEMPDGEVVTLGKLVTELRSALGVMPALSPVPLDGVFQRLAELHGQAGGPPSGAPGPGGGAGAAAYPTDNRSAFYGINCADRPYPADQGEVEPAARQWEQEYPVFGRAQAYEQFPACASWPAPPESPYPGPSEPRTEEPPLVLSNRHDAPTPPAFAERMAGALDGRLIVVEDAFGHGALGTSRCADDAVTAYLTRLQAPPEESVCAPDDAPWPEGSA, from the coding sequence ATGACGAACGGACCGCGCCGGGCCGCAGCCGTACTGGGCGGCCTCGCACTGCTCGCCGCCCTGCAGCCGCCGCCCGCCGCCGCGGCCGATCCCCCCGCGCCGGCCGGCGGGATCGCCTGGGCGGAGTGCCCCCCGGAGCTGCTGGACCTGATCCCCGGGGACGACCACCTGTACGACTGCGCCACCCTGGACGTACCGCGGGACCACGCCGATCCCGGCGGCCCGGAGACCGCGATCGACCTGGTGCGCCGGCGGGCGGCCGACCCCGACCGGCGGATCGGCCCGCTGGTCCTGGCCAGCGGCGGGCCGGGGGTGCCCGGCGCCGTGCACGCCGCCTACGCCCCCTCCCTCTTCCAGCAGGAGGTCCTCGACCGGTTCGACCTGGTCGGGTACAACCCGCGGGGCTGGCGGGCGGACTGCTTCGACTCCGCCGAGCAGGAGCAGGAGCTGCTCGCCCGGCTGGACCCGGCCCCGCTGGGCGGAGACGGCGTCGAGCAGGCCCTCGCCGCGCACCGGGAGCTGGGCGAGGCCTGCGCCCGCAACGAGGGGGAGCTGCTGCCGCACCTGTCCAGCACCGCGGCCGCGCACGACCTCGACCTGGTCCGCGCGGCGCTGGGCGAGGAGCGGCTGAACTTCTTCGGCATGTCCCAGGCCGGGCTGATCGGCACCGTCTACGCCGACCTCTACCCCGAGCGGGTGCGGGCGCTGGTCCTGGACAGCCCGGTCGACGCCACCCGGCGCACCACCCGGCCGCTGGAGTACGACCGGGCCCGGGCGCAGGGCCACGAGGAGGCCCTCGGCGCCGCGCTGGAGCTGTGCGCCGAAGCCGGCGACCGGTGCCCCTTCGGCGGCGGGGACCCGCGGGCCGCCATGACCGAGATCCGCGACCGGCTGTACCAGGGGCCGGTGGAGATGCCCGACGGCGAGGTCGTCACCCTGGGCAAACTGGTCACCGAGCTGCGCAGCGCCCTCGGCGTGATGCCGGCCCTGAGCCCGGTGCCGCTCGACGGCGTCTTCCAGCGCCTCGCCGAACTGCACGGGCAGGCCGGAGGGCCGCCCTCGGGCGCGCCGGGCCCCGGGGGCGGCGCCGGCGCCGCCGCGTACCCGACCGACAACCGCAGCGCCTTCTACGGGATCAACTGCGCCGACCGGCCCTACCCCGCCGACCAGGGGGAGGTGGAGCCCGCGGCGCGGCAGTGGGAGCAGGAGTACCCCGTCTTCGGCCGGGCCCAGGCCTACGAGCAGTTCCCGGCGTGCGCCTCCTGGCCCGCCCCGCCGGAGTCCCCCTACCCGGGCCCCTCCGAGCCGCGGACCGAGGAGCCGCCGCTGGTCCTCAGCAACCGGCACGACGCACCGACGCCGCCGGCCTTCGCCGAGCGGATGGCAGGCGCACTGGACGGCCGGCTGATCGTGGTCGAGGACGCCTTCGGGCACGGCGCCCTGGGCACCAGCCGGTGCGCGGACGACGCGGTGACCGCCTACCTCACCCGGCTCCAGGCGCCGCCGGAGGAGTCGGTGTGCGCCCCCGACGATGCCCCGTGGCCGGAGGGCTCGGCCTGA